In Myxocyprinus asiaticus isolate MX2 ecotype Aquarium Trade chromosome 27, UBuf_Myxa_2, whole genome shotgun sequence, the DNA window taacATAAAATTTCAGCTGCTGCTTATTTAGACAAATTATGCAaactgatctcacataaaaatcgaCATGTGTGTGCTGATTTTTCTTTGTTGCAGCATGAGCTGTGATGCCTTCTGGAAAGGCAAGAAATTACATGGAACATTGACATTTAATCCTTGTTGTGAGTAAAAAACAACATTGCATTTGCACACCTTTTTATCAATCTTGGGCAATTGCATgcttattttgactgttcacttTTCTTAGTAGTAATAATTGATTTATAGATATTTAAAATTTAGATACTGGTCTATACTAATGCTACACATGTTTTGCAAATCGCAAGATTTGACTAGACTCTAGTACTGTTGTAGTTCCACTGTGcagcatgtagttacacagtgaGTTACCATGACAACTAATGCATAAAGTAGGTATGATCTTTGTATTACATTTCCTGGAGGTGACAAAGTCAGACAACCATCACagggtacagtatattacaatgCCTGTTATATGCAGCTGAGCCGGCTTTTAGCTTCTAAGACCAGACCACCCGTTTGGTGCCAGGACCCTGCTGCTGCCAAAGTCACCTGGAGGTTGCTGTCATAGGGCTACTTAGCTTAGTAACTATATCCCCAACACTGATGCTATAGTTGTGGTCAGAGCTAGAAATATACGCATTTGCTTAGGTGGAAAGAAACCAACCTTTGAATGCTTTTTTATGTTGtctctatctatcagtctgtctgtctgtctgtctgtccatacaCACAACTATGACAttaattcaagtcaagtcatttttatttgtattgcgcttttcacaacacacatcgtttcaaagcagctttacggaaaatcatgcattaacaaaaattgaaactgtaatatctctAAAGTCTTAGActaatcattgtgtagtttgattaaatatgattgtaaattgtgtataaaaattaaataattaaataataattgtatttagaacccctgtgagcaagctgaaggcgactgtggcaaggaacacaaaacgccataagatgttggttaatggagaaaaataaccttgggagaaaccaggctcactgtgggggccagttcccctctggctaaccaacatgaatataatgccaatattagttatttatgtgcagtgcaggtcatggttaaagattagtaaactaagtaagtgttaaagtCCAGTGTTAAaaagaagttcacatagatgcattgtcctttgttagttggctgatgaaagctTTTGTTGGCTTTTAAAtggtagtctatgtattccatttcaagagtgtagtccatcagtagacaaaggtgatgctggcagagatcaatgagatgcatcgcagttcaactggcaggccatttcggtgaggttcggtgggatcCATCCTAAGTTTaatgttcaggcagtggcatttgaagtatccaatgtcttacagttggagttggcatcagttcatcctctgaagtccagtTGGGAGGAcattaccttttctagtatttccgACATAattggtagatttgaaatcagtctgtaattatCCAATTCTCCAGGAACAAGCTGTGGCTTCtaaataagtggtttgataactgccatttttaaatttcttgggacatatcctaaggATAGTGgcgagttaataatattaagaagaggttctgatattacagggaatacctcttttaagagcttagttggtattggatctaacattcactaccggtcaaaagttttgaaacacttattctttattataatttcttttcttcacattttagaataatagtaaagtcatcaaaactatggaataacataaatggaactatgggaattatgttgtgactaacaaaatccaaaataaatctgtgctatattttaacatcttcaaagtagtcaccctttgcttagaatttgcagacatgtactcttgacattttctcaaccagcttcttgaagtatcaccctgggatgcttttaaacagtattggaggagttcccatctatgttggtgtcatgattcactgttgtttgccttgtgtttctcccctgtcatctgttcctcctagactacacttcccataatttcctgccctcatcactgccagctgtccttgattgttttcacctgtctttcatttcTCAATACCTCAAtaccattgtgtatataatgccctgttgtttgcttagtccttgtcagttgttatgtgttttgacctcctgtttattGACCCGTTCCCTTCATAGATGTTTTGCTCGTTTCTGTGTTTTTCCCATCATGGtcgtttcttttgttcctgtgtttatcccgttaaactgtattttatttattttaatatatactgttttgctgcacctagatccagctctcgtgacttccttccttatgttacagaacaactgaccacaaaatggatctagcggcgtaCTTCGTACAGCTGAGCCAGTCGGACCTATCAATTAGAGAGTTCTCCCATTTCTTCTCCACCATTGCCAtccacactggttttgatgatgaTACCCTGAAATCCAACACGCCGGGGAATTGCCGGGGACCGGAGATtgcacgtgggaggaatatgtgaggctaaTCTTAGAGACACTCGctgcagaggatcctcctctcgcAATCATGGATCCGACTTCTGAGTCTCCCATGTCTTAGTCTgcaccacgccatgtcacagccaacaAGTCAATGCCCACGcatgccacggtcaacgagctggaagctttgtctgtcccagagccagcgttgtcaatctcgtccatcccagagccagtgttgccagactcgtccatcccagagcctgcgttaccagcctcatccgtcccagagcctgcattgccagcctcatccgtcccagtgcctgcattgccagcctcgtccgtcccagagccagcattgccagcttCGTTCATCCCAGAGCCCACGTTTCCGACatcggcctcccggaggagggGGAGACAGGCTTccatttccaagtctcagcccatgttcatgaccacagaggttgtctccgtGTCTCTGCCCATGAACATGACCACGGGGGTTGTTTCCAAGTcccagcccatgttcacgaccacagaggtcatctctgagtctctgcccatgtacacaaccacggaggttgtttccaagtctctgcccatgtacatgaccacggaggtcgtttccaagtctcagcccatgtacacgaccacagaggtcgtctccgagtctctgtctactcccacgaccacagaggtcgtctccaagtctcagtccatgcccacaaccacagaggtcgttcccgagtctcagtccatgcccacgaccacagaggtcattcccgagtctctgtccatgcccacgaccacagaggttgctctcgagactctgctcatgttcacgaccattgaggtaatttcccagtcatcctggactcttagcctcgagcctgccacggctctgccttctacggcttcgcccttCGAGCCTGCCAGGGCTCCGCCTTCTACAGGTTTGCCcctcaagcctgccacggctccgccttctacggcttcgcccctcgagcctgccac includes these proteins:
- the LOC127418205 gene encoding microtubule-actin cross-linking factor 1, isoforms 6/7-like, producing the protein MPTHATVNELEALSVPEPALSISSIPEPVLPDSSIPEPALPASSVPEPALPASSVPVPALPASSVPEPALPASFIPEPTFPTSASRRRGRQASISKSQPMFMTTEVVSVSLPMNMTTGVVSKSQPMFTTTEVISESLPMYTTTEVVSKSLPMYMTTEVVSKSQPMYTTTEVVSESLSTPTTTEVVSKSQSMPTTTEVVPESQSMPTTTEVIPESLSMPTTTEVALETLLMFTTIEVISQSSWTLSLEPATALPSTASPFEPARAPPSTGLPLKPATAPPSTASPLEPATALPSMASPLEPATAPPSTASSLEPATALPSTASPLEPATASPLSLLQLRPQSLPWLQSIICGCLPGLLTLSQPCGNHPGLLTLFQPCGRQPGLLIQSLP